The Chloroherpetonaceae bacterium genome includes a region encoding these proteins:
- a CDS encoding VWA domain-containing protein, with the protein MFFLNPAILIGLAMTAIPLIIHFLSFQKKEEFVFSSIRLIKEIKASSLRKFQFRQWLLLLLRSLAVFFIIAAFAKPVLEQFNAGNDLSTRPRTSVVLILDSSPSMLYTDRFGYAQWKQAKQAALKIIDNVTPQDELFLSFTGLEEDYTRSYTLEDAKRKIISAEVNPVFVSMEKRLLEASNFLKKQKNLSQEIYLVSDFHPSGFYSNDSLSKPTKLTEGKQTAYFIQVSPPTKENISLKEPEVISKLIEPKKPIRIQIEAASNNTDTSRLINSGEIRTRLFINEKLGADRSVLLNEKKTHEILLTATPNSTGFISYQIDSGDDNLSIDNKRYGVMFIPEKIKILLVSNSISKTKFIRAAFESYEGNDLFEINTLEPSQLESRNLDKYDNVFVVGMSDLTTGINQKLSMFVANGGGLVLFSESYSNPLSYEPANQLLRNLGLGIFQPEPNASRATPFSTEYLDQNHPLFEGTFLRKSNRKNGGDNSDLPIFYQLSRYQKSPKESLLLQASTGIPIITASRMKSGEVILFNTLPISETGTLVFHPLFAPLIFRSVFYTFKSGKKMTNHFWAGEPAEIPFSTSENFEQIAVKRPNGESFFPKIIDKRGLTRLRIEANEITQCGHYDVVGQKNGISQILYKFAVNYKLIESDITSLTQDEIVVTGQRLGIDSHSISLFESNIDIESFLNSTRFGFSIWKILLGVALLLLLTEGYLGRKIEA; encoded by the coding sequence ATGTTTTTTTTGAATCCTGCCATACTTATTGGGCTTGCAATGACTGCTATCCCGCTAATCATACATTTTCTTTCATTTCAAAAAAAGGAAGAATTTGTGTTTAGTTCAATTCGATTAATAAAAGAAATTAAGGCTTCCTCTCTAAGAAAGTTCCAATTTCGTCAATGGCTGTTGTTGCTTCTTCGAAGTCTTGCTGTCTTCTTTATTATTGCAGCTTTTGCAAAGCCGGTTCTTGAGCAATTCAACGCGGGAAATGACCTTTCAACAAGACCACGTACCTCTGTTGTTCTTATTCTCGACTCAAGCCCTTCAATGCTATATACCGATCGATTCGGTTACGCTCAATGGAAACAAGCCAAACAAGCTGCTCTTAAAATCATTGACAATGTAACTCCGCAAGATGAACTTTTTTTAAGTTTTACCGGACTTGAAGAGGATTATACAAGGTCTTATACATTGGAAGATGCAAAGCGTAAAATTATTTCGGCAGAAGTCAATCCCGTTTTTGTTTCTATGGAAAAACGGCTACTGGAAGCGTCTAACTTTTTAAAAAAACAAAAAAATCTTTCTCAAGAGATTTATCTTGTTTCAGATTTTCATCCATCAGGTTTCTATTCTAATGATTCACTCTCCAAGCCCACCAAATTGACTGAAGGCAAACAAACCGCTTATTTTATTCAAGTTTCTCCACCAACAAAGGAAAATATTTCATTAAAAGAACCCGAAGTTATTTCAAAGTTAATTGAACCCAAAAAACCCATTCGTATTCAGATTGAAGCCGCCAGTAATAATACAGATACTTCTCGTTTAATCAATTCAGGCGAAATTCGCACACGGTTGTTTATCAATGAAAAACTCGGGGCAGATCGAAGCGTTCTTTTAAATGAAAAAAAAACTCATGAAATACTTCTCACCGCCACACCCAATTCTACCGGATTTATTTCGTATCAAATTGATTCAGGGGATGATAATTTATCAATCGATAACAAACGGTATGGTGTAATGTTTATTCCGGAAAAGATCAAAATTCTTCTTGTGTCAAATTCGATTTCAAAAACAAAATTCATAAGGGCGGCATTTGAAAGCTATGAAGGCAATGATTTGTTTGAGATAAATACGCTTGAGCCCTCACAATTGGAAAGCAGAAATCTTGATAAATATGACAATGTTTTCGTTGTGGGAATGTCGGATCTAACAACCGGAATAAATCAAAAGCTTTCTATGTTTGTCGCGAATGGGGGAGGTCTTGTATTATTCTCAGAGTCATATTCTAATCCATTGAGTTATGAACCGGCGAATCAACTTTTAAGAAACTTGGGGTTAGGCATTTTTCAGCCTGAACCAAACGCCTCGCGCGCGACCCCATTTTCAACAGAGTATCTCGATCAAAATCATCCGCTTTTTGAAGGCACTTTTCTAAGAAAATCCAATAGAAAAAATGGTGGTGACAATTCTGATTTACCCATTTTTTATCAATTGAGTCGATATCAAAAATCACCTAAAGAATCACTTCTTCTTCAAGCAAGTACAGGTATTCCAATAATTACAGCTTCGCGAATGAAATCGGGAGAGGTTATCCTATTTAATACACTTCCGATTTCAGAAACCGGTACTTTGGTCTTTCATCCCTTATTTGCACCATTGATATTTCGATCGGTTTTTTACACCTTCAAAAGTGGAAAAAAAATGACCAATCATTTTTGGGCAGGCGAGCCCGCAGAAATTCCATTCTCAACTAGCGAGAACTTCGAGCAGATTGCTGTCAAACGGCCAAATGGCGAATCGTTTTTTCCGAAGATAATAGACAAGCGCGGGTTAACCCGACTTCGAATTGAGGCAAATGAAATCACACAGTGCGGTCACTACGATGTTGTGGGGCAGAAAAACGGCATTTCTCAAATCCTATATAAATTTGCAGTAAATTATAAACTGATTGAATCTGACATTACAAGTTTAACCCAAGACGAAATTGTTGTTACAGGTCAAAGACTTGGTATCGATTCGCACTCAATTTCACTTTTCGAATCGAACATTGATATTGAATCTTTTCTTAATTCCACTCGATTTGGATTCAGTATTTGGAAAATTCTACTTGGTGTTGCGCTTTTGCTTCTTCTAACCGAAGGGTATTTAGGTCGAAAAATTGAGGCGTAA
- a CDS encoding LytTR family DNA-binding domain-containing protein, protein MLSQIRCIIVDDEPYSQETFQSFVKMTASLELVAVCDSAIEAGNILQTKKVDLIILDIDLPGMSGIDFLKSKTFTCKVILITAHTNFALEAFEYPVSDFLAKPVKYSRFLKAIEKVSSELVILEKAKSVDKTIYIRSQENGETIFRRVFVNDILWIKSDGDYLNLTTTNFSEYSILNSLRELEEELTSSKFIRIHRSYIINIDKVDAFDEAGVYIQNKFLPVGPTYKLILKEYLKTL, encoded by the coding sequence ATGCTTAGTCAAATACGTTGCATAATCGTAGATGATGAACCATATTCACAAGAAACGTTTCAATCGTTTGTAAAGATGACCGCTTCTTTGGAACTGGTTGCAGTTTGCGACTCCGCCATTGAGGCTGGAAATATTCTTCAAACAAAAAAAGTTGATCTTATTATTTTGGATATTGACCTTCCCGGAATGTCGGGAATTGACTTCTTAAAAAGTAAAACATTCACTTGTAAGGTCATTCTGATTACTGCCCATACGAATTTTGCTCTCGAAGCCTTTGAATATCCTGTATCTGATTTTTTGGCAAAACCGGTGAAATACAGTCGGTTTTTAAAGGCCATTGAAAAAGTCAGCTCCGAGCTCGTAATCTTAGAAAAAGCAAAGAGTGTTGATAAAACAATTTATATCCGCAGTCAAGAAAATGGTGAAACCATCTTTCGCCGTGTTTTTGTCAATGACATTTTATGGATCAAGTCTGACGGTGACTATCTGAACCTCACTACCACCAATTTCTCTGAGTACAGTATTTTGAATTCGCTCAGAGAACTTGAAGAGGAACTTACTTCAAGCAAATTTATTCGAATCCACCGCTCTTATATTATCAACATTGATAAAGTTGATGCCTTTGACGAAGCCGGTGTCTATATCCAAAATAAGTTCTTACCGGTTGGGCCGACCTACAAGTTGATTCTGAAAGAGTACTTGAAAACATTGTAA
- a CDS encoding acyl-CoA carboxylase subunit beta, translated as MPSNASKFKRLEELREEAQKLGGEQRIAQQHKKGKLTARERISLLIDDGSFQEMGMFVRHESTNFGLDSQRFLADGCITGFGTINGRTVAIFSQDFTVLGGSLSGANAAKICKIMDLAMKNGYPVIGLNDSGGARIQEGVDSLGGYADIFLRNTLASGVVPQLSAVLGPCAGGAVYSPAITDFILMAKNTSYMFVTGPSVVKTVTHEEVTFEELGGAETHASKSGVAHFACENELEVLETIKKLLSYMPQNCEEKPLDIAEISAPPDAEKFLDTVIPESANIPYSMRDVITNLVDGGEFLEVQKDYAESILVGFARLGGMSVGIVANDPAGLAGVLGIRSARKAARFVRFCDCFNIPLLTLVDVPGFLPGTDQEWGGIIIHGAKLLYAFAEATVPKVTVITRKAYGGAYDVMSSKHIRGDFNFAWPTAEIAVMGAQGAAEIIFKKEIDAAQDQAEELKKKTSEFEQLFAHPYLAAEKGYIDEIIFPRETRGRLIRAFRKIKYKVDTNPRKKHGNIPL; from the coding sequence ATGCCAAGTAACGCATCAAAATTCAAACGCCTTGAAGAGCTTCGCGAAGAAGCTCAGAAACTTGGGGGCGAACAACGAATCGCCCAACAGCATAAAAAAGGAAAACTCACCGCACGCGAAAGAATTTCATTACTTATCGATGACGGTTCATTCCAAGAAATGGGAATGTTTGTTCGTCATGAGAGTACAAATTTCGGTCTCGATTCACAACGATTTTTAGCAGATGGATGTATCACAGGTTTTGGTACAATCAACGGGCGGACAGTCGCAATTTTTAGTCAAGATTTCACTGTTTTAGGAGGGTCGCTTTCTGGTGCGAACGCCGCTAAAATCTGTAAGATTATGGATTTAGCAATGAAAAATGGGTATCCGGTGATTGGCCTCAACGATTCCGGCGGTGCTCGGATTCAAGAAGGTGTTGATTCGCTTGGTGGCTATGCCGATATTTTTTTGAGGAATACTTTAGCTTCCGGCGTGGTACCTCAGCTTTCTGCCGTTTTGGGCCCTTGTGCTGGTGGTGCAGTTTACTCGCCAGCAATTACTGATTTTATCTTGATGGCAAAAAACACAAGCTATATGTTTGTGACTGGGCCAAGTGTGGTGAAAACGGTCACTCACGAAGAGGTTACTTTTGAAGAGCTTGGCGGTGCCGAAACGCATGCTTCAAAATCAGGTGTTGCTCACTTTGCTTGCGAAAATGAACTTGAAGTTCTTGAAACGATCAAGAAATTGCTTTCTTATATGCCTCAAAATTGCGAAGAGAAACCTCTTGACATCGCCGAAATTTCTGCACCACCCGACGCCGAGAAATTTTTGGATACCGTGATTCCAGAATCGGCCAATATTCCTTATTCAATGCGTGATGTAATTACAAACTTGGTCGATGGGGGTGAATTTTTGGAAGTTCAAAAAGATTATGCAGAGAGTATATTGGTGGGCTTTGCACGCTTAGGCGGAATGAGTGTCGGGATAGTCGCGAATGACCCTGCCGGACTTGCCGGTGTTTTAGGGATTCGCTCGGCGAGGAAAGCCGCTCGCTTTGTTCGCTTTTGCGATTGTTTTAATATCCCACTTCTAACATTGGTTGATGTTCCGGGGTTTTTACCCGGAACCGATCAAGAATGGGGTGGAATTATTATTCACGGTGCAAAACTTCTTTACGCATTTGCAGAGGCAACGGTGCCAAAAGTTACCGTTATTACTCGCAAAGCATATGGCGGGGCTTATGATGTAATGAGCTCAAAACATATTCGCGGAGATTTCAATTTTGCTTGGCCAACAGCGGAAATTGCGGTTATGGGTGCGCAAGGTGCTGCTGAGATTATCTTCAAGAAAGAAATTGATGCTGCTCAGGATCAGGCAGAAGAATTGAAAAAGAAAACTTCTGAATTCGAGCAACTTTTTGCTCACCCTTATTTAGCCGCAGAAAAAGGGTATATCGATGAAATCATTTTTCCGCGCGAAACCAGAGGCCGTCTGATTCGGGCATTTAGAAAAATCAAATACAAAGTGGATACAAACCCAAGAAAGAAACACGGGAATATCCCTTTGTAA
- a CDS encoding peroxiredoxin family protein, translated as MPSILDSINPITTQFTNNFIPRVTIDRFALGDFAPNFTLTDASGKKTRLSDFYGKPILLVFTRIFTDKIFCPICYPHLQQLQRDFDVFKNRGAELVVLNTTTAEMTRQIALEQQFQFPFLSDPNWEVYNLYGLGAALGAPLPAQFVLDQQGKIMYKYLSGTGIEDMLPSLPNNGEMLRVIEELQ; from the coding sequence ATGCCGAGCATTCTTGATTCGATAAACCCCATCACCACCCAGTTCACGAATAACTTTATCCCGCGCGTTACCATCGATCGTTTTGCACTTGGAGATTTCGCTCCGAATTTTACTTTGACCGATGCCTCCGGAAAAAAAACGCGACTATCCGATTTTTATGGGAAACCAATACTGCTGGTTTTTACACGCATTTTTACCGATAAAATTTTTTGTCCGATCTGCTACCCTCACTTGCAACAGCTGCAACGAGATTTCGACGTTTTCAAAAATAGAGGTGCTGAGCTTGTTGTACTCAATACAACCACTGCTGAAATGACCCGGCAGATTGCGTTGGAACAACAGTTTCAATTTCCATTTCTTTCCGATCCTAATTGGGAAGTGTACAATCTTTATGGTCTCGGTGCGGCTTTAGGCGCACCACTTCCGGCTCAATTTGTACTTGATCAGCAAGGGAAAATAATGTATAAATATCTATCTGGAACTGGTATTGAGGATATGCTTCCATCATTACCCAATAACGGGGAGATGCTTCGGGTTATCGAGGAGCTTCAGTAA
- the rfbD gene encoding dTDP-4-dehydrorhamnose reductase has protein sequence MYKRILITGANGLLGQKLTDAFSNDRTYDLLVTARQENAYNQTSSFGYMTLDLCQRGDVKELIWNYSPDVIINAAAFTDVDGAERDKENSWKANVTSVENLIAAARLVGAKLVHVSTDYVFDGKSGPYDEVSLPNPLSYYGKGKLASENAVRAANDNWIIVRTMVVYGIAEKVKKNFAIWLAQKLGNGEPVTIVDDQIGNATLADDLARGIYELVNQNRKGLYHISGPEIISRYEFAKLLANAFGYDPLLIKPIKTADLNQLAPRPLRSGLITLKAESELGIRFLSTPESLSIFRDQYLKHFQPKH, from the coding sequence ATGTATAAAAGAATTTTAATTACCGGAGCGAACGGTCTTTTAGGGCAAAAGTTGACTGATGCCTTCTCAAACGATCGAACCTATGATTTGCTTGTTACGGCAAGGCAGGAGAACGCCTATAATCAAACCTCCAGTTTTGGCTACATGACTTTAGACCTATGTCAGCGCGGCGATGTCAAAGAACTAATTTGGAATTATTCGCCGGATGTCATTATCAATGCCGCAGCCTTTACAGATGTTGACGGCGCAGAGCGTGATAAAGAAAATTCTTGGAAAGCCAATGTTACTTCCGTCGAGAACCTCATTGCTGCGGCTCGTCTTGTTGGCGCAAAGCTTGTTCATGTATCAACCGATTATGTTTTTGACGGCAAGAGCGGCCCTTACGACGAAGTCTCATTACCAAACCCACTCAGCTATTACGGAAAAGGAAAATTGGCATCTGAAAATGCTGTTAGAGCAGCAAATGATAATTGGATTATCGTGAGAACAATGGTTGTGTATGGAATTGCTGAAAAAGTCAAAAAAAATTTCGCGATATGGCTAGCTCAAAAGCTTGGGAATGGAGAACCTGTTACTATTGTCGATGATCAAATTGGGAATGCAACCCTTGCTGATGATCTCGCGCGGGGCATTTATGAGCTTGTCAATCAAAATCGTAAAGGTCTTTATCACATTTCAGGGCCTGAAATTATCTCTCGATACGAATTTGCAAAGTTGCTTGCCAATGCCTTTGGTTATGACCCATTGCTGATCAAACCAATTAAAACAGCCGATTTAAACCAATTGGCGCCACGCCCACTGCGCTCAGGACTTATTACATTAAAGGCTGAATCAGAACTTGGGATTCGATTTCTTTCAACACCCGAAAGTCTTTCCATTTTCCGCGATCAATACCTTAAGCATTTTCAACCCAAGCATTAA